The region TGACCTTCAGCGCGAGGGAGTTCTCCTGGTTGAAGATGGAAATCATGGCGAGTACAGGCCGCGACCAGACGAGTTCGTTTCTCAAGGTGTAGCGTTCATTCGCGCGGCTGACATGGACAACGGTAGGGTGTTTTTTGACTCCGCCTCTAAAATTAATGAACGAGCCAGACAGCGGATTACGAAAGGTATTGGCGCACCGGGTGATGTCTTGCTGTCTCATAAGGGAACGGTTGGCAAGATAGCGCTTGTTCCGATGGACGCTCCACCTTTTGTTTGCAGCCCACAAACAACCTTTTGGCGCGCGCTAAATCCCAAGGTGCTCGATCGAAAGTTTCTCTACGTTTACTTGCGGTCACAGGATTTTCGAGAGCAGCTTGCTACGCGGGCTGGCGAAACCGATATGGCGCCGTATGTAAGTCTCACATCGCAACGCGGCCTCTATGTATTGTTGCCTCCAATTGATCAACAACGCGCCATCGCCCACATCCTCGGTACACTCGACGACAAGATCGAACTGAACCACCGCATGAACGAAACGCTGGAGGCCATCGCGCGGGCGATGTTCAAGTCGTGGTTCGTGGACTTTGATCCCGTCCGCGCCAAGATGAACGGCGAACCGCCCGCATCCATCTGCCAACGCCTTGGCCTCACCCCCGACCTCCTCGCCCTCTTCCCCGACCTCCTCGTGGATTCCGAACTCGGCGAGATTCCGGAGGGTTGGTGCATTCGATCAGTGGGCGATTTAATCGAGCGATTGCCAGTTGGAAAAAAATACGAACAAAAAACTGCTAAACCCTCAGGCGAGGT is a window of Sideroxydans sp. CL21 DNA encoding:
- a CDS encoding restriction endonuclease subunit S — protein: MAGEWQRLKVADLQREGVLLVEDGNHGEYRPRPDEFVSQGVAFIRAADMDNGRVFFDSASKINERARQRITKGIGAPGDVLLSHKGTVGKIALVPMDAPPFVCSPQTTFWRALNPKVLDRKFLYVYLRSQDFREQLATRAGETDMAPYVSLTSQRGLYVLLPPIDQQRAIAHILGTLDDKIELNHRMNETLEAIARAMFKSWFVDFDPVRAKMNGEPPASICQRLGLTPDLLALFPDLLVDSELGEIPEGWCIRSVGDLIERLPVGKKYEQKTAKPSGEVPVLDQGKSGIIGYHNDEPGVMASSDNPVVVFANHTCYMRLINFPFSAIQNVLPFVGKGGDTIWVYYATLGKQSFIEYKGHWPDFIIHKIAVPDSKLANVFSNTAHTLIKMIWNSGQEAATLENLRDVLLPKLISGELSVPVTGAP